TTCCTTTTCAGCATGTGGTGCTTTTCAAGCGGCGGCGGCGTCTCCGCGGCACAGGGGAGAATAAGCTTGAGACGGGAGCGGTTTGGATTAGAATCACCCTGTTCCCATTGATTCCATGATCCACGCCGACCAGCTTTCCAAAGAGTTTGGCCGCTTTCAAGCGGTAAAGAATGCCTCCTTCCAGATTGAAAAGGGGGAAATCGTAGGGTTCCTGGGGCCGAACGGCGCAGGCAAGACCACGACTTTACGCATGCTGACCGGCTACCTGCCCCCCACTTCCGGGACCGCCACGATTGCGGGATTCGACATCGTTAAAAATCCTCTGGAGGCGCGCAAGCACCTGGGCTACCTGCCGGAGCACGTGCCTCTTTACGACGACCAGCGCGTGACGGAGTACCTGAAGTTCCGCGCCAGGCTTAAAGGCATTTCTTCCAAGCAGATATGGCCCGCCGTCTCCAAGGTCGTGGAGCAATGCGGCCTGGACCCCGTGCGCCGCAAGATGATCCGCACCCTTTCCAAAGGCTACCGACAGCGCGTGGGCCTGGCGGACGCCCTGCTGGGTGAACCGGACCTGCTGATTCTGGACGAACCCACCAACGGCCTGGACCCTAACCAGATACGCCAGATACGCGAGCTGATCAAGGGGCTGGCGGCCAACCACACCATTATTCTTTCCACCCATATTCTGAGTGAGGTGGAGATGATCTGCAACAAGGTCATCATCATTGACCAGGGGACCATCAAGGCAGCGGATACCCCCTCTAACCTGACGGCCAACCTCCGCGCCGCCGGCAAGATTACGCTGGAGTTCCGCGGGGATCTGGAGCTGATTACGCAGAAGCTGGAAAGCCTGGAACACGTGAAGAAGGTCATCCATGAAGGCACGGACGCCGATGGCTGGCATACGCTGACCGTACGCGCGGAGGCCGGAACGGATACCCGTGAGAAGGCCGCGCGCCTCCTTGCGGAACAGGGCTGCCCCCTGCGCCATATTTACCGCCACACCCCCACCCTGGAAGAGGTGTTCGTGGAAATGACCCGTAAAGATTAACCGCCCGTTTCTTCTCCCTCTCTATCCACCACCCCGCATTTTCCTTTTCTCCCCATGTCTCCGGTACTTACCATTTTCAGAAAAGAACTCAGAAGCTACGTGATGACCCCGTACGGATGGGTCATCCTGGCCTTCGTCATGGCCCTGCAGAGCGTTTCCCTGTCCGGCACGCTGAAGGCGTTCCAGCTGGCCCCGCAGAAGGAAGGCATTTTGTTCTTCATCCTGCATTCCCCCATGTTCTGGTTTTATTTCCTGTTCATTTTCCCGCTGCTTACCATGCGTTCCCTGGCGGAGGAAGAGAAGACAGGAACGCTGGAATCCCTGCTGACCACGCCCATCAAGACATGGCAGGTAGTCCTGGGCAAATATTTCTCCGCATACGCCTTTTACATCATCCTGTGGCTGCCCATGCTGCTGTACCCCCTTCTGGCGGACTGGTCCAACCTGATCGTGCAGTGGATTTACGGGTATGATGCGGGCATGGTCCTCCCCTACCGCCTGGCGGACTGGGCCGGGGCGTACGCCATCCTGCTGCTGGTCGGCGCCTGGTTCACGGCCATCGGCATTTTCGCCTCGTCCCTGACGGGCAGCCAGATCATTTCCGGCATCATCACCATCGGCCTGCTGGTG
The genomic region above belongs to Akkermansia massiliensis and contains:
- a CDS encoding ABC transporter ATP-binding protein, encoding MIHADQLSKEFGRFQAVKNASFQIEKGEIVGFLGPNGAGKTTTLRMLTGYLPPTSGTATIAGFDIVKNPLEARKHLGYLPEHVPLYDDQRVTEYLKFRARLKGISSKQIWPAVSKVVEQCGLDPVRRKMIRTLSKGYRQRVGLADALLGEPDLLILDEPTNGLDPNQIRQIRELIKGLAANHTIILSTHILSEVEMICNKVIIIDQGTIKAADTPSNLTANLRAAGKITLEFRGDLELITQKLESLEHVKKVIHEGTDADGWHTLTVRAEAGTDTREKAARLLAEQGCPLRHIYRHTPTLEEVFVEMTRKD
- a CDS encoding ABC transporter permease subunit encodes the protein MSPVLTIFRKELRSYVMTPYGWVILAFVMALQSVSLSGTLKAFQLAPQKEGILFFILHSPMFWFYFLFIFPLLTMRSLAEEEKTGTLESLLTTPIKTWQVVLGKYFSAYAFYIILWLPMLLYPLLADWSNLIVQWIYGYDAGMVLPYRLADWAGAYAILLLVGAWFTAIGIFASSLTGSQIISGIITIGLLVLIFFMGLIPVVWGEFPAAGIFHYMSCSEHLDRFSAGLVDTRPVVFYLTMTVLTLAVTIRIIDHRRWKH